A stretch of the Terriglobales bacterium genome encodes the following:
- a CDS encoding pyridoxal-dependent decarboxylase, with product MRKDFNLVLQQTLHEALQYLQELDTLPVGATSSLDDLRQRLCKELSSHGTEPVDVIRDLARDVAGGLNNSANARFYAWVIGGSLPSALAADWLTSTWDQNAGMYAVSPAAAIVEEAVGVWLKDLFGLPQSASFALVTGCQMAHTTCLAAARSSLLKQHGWDVERKGLAGSPAIRVFCGERHATIDRSLRLLGLGDASITSLATSNSGQLEPAALEQALKESKGSPAIVLLQAGDVNTGSFDDFEALIPIARRYQAWTHVDGAFGMYAAASPRLQHLVRGISNADSWATDGHKWLNVPYDCGYAFVAHPEPHRASMTYQAHYLSHQDEARDPLDFNLDFSRRARGFASYAALRELGRNGVRELVERTCDCAAAIVDGLSQMENVEVLSRPIINQGVVAFLDPSGQPSDAWNDRTIAEIDREGTSFFSGTTWKGRRAMRISVSNWQTSADDVKRTLEGIQRAQQSLLATSKKIGQPVG from the coding sequence ATGCGCAAGGATTTCAACCTGGTACTGCAGCAGACACTCCATGAAGCACTCCAATACTTACAGGAACTGGACACGCTTCCCGTGGGCGCCACTTCGTCGCTCGACGATTTACGCCAGCGCCTCTGCAAAGAACTGAGCTCCCATGGAACAGAACCAGTCGACGTCATTCGCGATCTTGCCCGCGACGTCGCGGGAGGACTGAATAACTCCGCCAATGCGCGCTTCTACGCCTGGGTAATCGGCGGATCGCTTCCTTCGGCGCTTGCCGCAGATTGGCTTACGTCCACATGGGACCAGAATGCAGGCATGTACGCCGTCAGTCCCGCCGCGGCGATTGTCGAAGAAGCAGTGGGCGTGTGGCTGAAGGATCTTTTCGGCCTCCCGCAGAGTGCTTCGTTCGCGCTGGTCACCGGCTGTCAGATGGCCCATACCACCTGTCTTGCTGCGGCGCGATCATCATTGCTGAAGCAGCACGGTTGGGACGTCGAGCGTAAGGGTCTTGCCGGATCCCCGGCGATCCGCGTTTTTTGTGGGGAGCGGCACGCCACCATTGACCGCTCCCTTCGGCTACTCGGTCTCGGCGATGCATCGATTACATCGCTCGCCACCAGCAACTCCGGCCAACTTGAACCGGCAGCTCTGGAACAGGCGCTGAAGGAATCTAAGGGTTCGCCGGCCATCGTCCTCCTTCAGGCAGGGGACGTAAATACCGGCAGCTTCGACGACTTCGAAGCCCTGATCCCGATTGCCCGCCGCTACCAGGCATGGACCCACGTTGACGGCGCTTTTGGTATGTATGCCGCGGCCAGCCCTCGATTGCAGCATCTTGTCCGCGGTATCTCCAACGCCGATTCCTGGGCCACCGACGGACATAAGTGGCTCAACGTCCCCTACGATTGTGGCTATGCCTTCGTGGCGCACCCTGAGCCACACCGGGCTTCTATGACATATCAGGCGCACTATCTGTCTCATCAGGACGAGGCCCGCGATCCGCTCGACTTCAATCTCGACTTCTCCCGTCGTGCTCGCGGATTCGCCAGCTATGCCGCACTCCGCGAACTCGGGCGCAATGGTGTCCGTGAACTCGTCGAGCGCACCTGCGATTGCGCCGCTGCGATCGTCGACGGCCTGTCGCAAATGGAAAACGTGGAGGTCCTTTCGCGTCCCATCATCAACCAGGGAGTCGTTGCGTTCCTCGATCCCTCGGGCCAGCCGTCCGACGCTTGGAACGACCGCACGATTGCCGAGATCGACCGCGAAGGAACATCGTTCTTTTCTGGGACCACATGGAAAGGTCGCCGGGCCATGCGTATCAGCGTCTCCAACTGGCAGACGTCCGCCGACGACGTGAAGCGCACGCTGGAAGGCATTCAGCGCGCGCAACAATCTCTTCTCGCAACGAGCAAGAAAATCGGTCAGCCCGTGGGCTGA